One genomic window of Quercus robur chromosome 6, dhQueRobu3.1, whole genome shotgun sequence includes the following:
- the LOC126690423 gene encoding 3-oxoacyl-[acyl-carrier-protein] synthase 3 A, chloroplastic-like: MANASGFFTPSIPSLRLRRRIQSPIEIYRTGFCSPEGFSLRVFCSNTAQGSDKLASGSGASSSESRAPRLVSQGCKLVGCGSAVPTLKVSNDDLAKIVDTSDEWISVRTGIRNRRVLSGKDSLTTLAVEAGRKALQMSQVDPDDVDLVLMCTSTPEDLFGSAPQIQKALGCKSNPLAYDITAACSGFVLGLVSAACHIRGAGFQNVLVIGADALSQYVDWTDRGTCIIFGDAAGAVLVQACDSKEDGLFGFDLHSDGDGQRHLNATIKENEIDNALGSNGSVLDFPPKRSSYSCIKMNGNEVFRFAVRSVPHSIESALEKAGLPRSSIDWLLLHQANQRIIDAVATRLEVPPERVISNLANYGNTSAASIPLALDEAVRSGKVKAGHTIAAAGFGAGLTWGSAIVRWQ, encoded by the exons ATGGCCAATGCTTCTGGGTTCTTTACTCCTTCAATTCCCAGCTTGAGATTGAGAAGGAGGATTCAATCTCCAATAGAGATTTATCGAACTGGGTTTTGCTCCCCTGAGGGATTCTCCTTGAGGGTGTTTTGTTCCAACACCGCTCAAGGCTCAGACAAGCTTGCTTCTGGTTCTGGTGCTTCCTCTTCTGAATCTCGGGCACCCAG GCTGGTCAGTCAGGGCTGCAAGTTAGTTGGATGCGGCTCAGCAGTACCCACTCTGAAGGTTTCCAATGACGATCTTGCAAAAATAGTTGATACTTCTGATGAATGGATATCTGTTAGGACTGGGATTCGTAATCGACGAGTTCTATCAG GCAAAGATAGCCTGACAACTTTAGCAGTCGAGGCAGGGAGGAAAGCTCTTCAAATGTCACAGGTTGACCCTGATGATGTGGACCTAGTGTTGATGTGCACATCAACACCTGAGGATCTTTTTGGTAGCGCTCCTCAG ATCCAAAAAGCACTTGGCTGCAAAAGCAACCCTTTGGCTTATGATATTACTGCTGCATGTAGCGGATTTGTCCTGGGTCTAGTATCGGCCGCTTGTCACATTAGGG GAGCTGGGTTTCAGAATGTTCTAGTGATTGGGGCTGATGCTCTTTCTcaatatgttgattggactgATAGAGGTACCTGTATTATCTTTGGAGATGCTGCTGGTGCTGTATTAGTGCAG GCATGCGACAGCAAAGAGGATGGCTTATTTGGTTTTGACCTACATAGTGATGGTGATGGCCAAAG ACATCTAAATGCCACcatcaaagaaaatgaaatagataACGCATTGGGATCTAATGGTTCAGTGTTAGACTTTCCCCCAAAGCGATCCTCATATTCGTGTATTAAAATGAACGGCAACGAAGTCTTTCGCTTTGCTGTACGAAGTGTGCCACATTCAATTGAGTCTGCCCTTGAAAAGGCTGGTCTCCCTCGGTCTAGCATTGATTGGTTACTACTTCATCAG GCAAATCAGAGGATCATTGATGCAGTTGCTACACGGCTAGAGGTCCCACCCGAACGAGTCATATCAAATTTGGCAAATTATGGTAACACAAGTGCTGCTTCCATTCCATTGGCATTAGATGAAGCTGTTCGAAGCGGCAAGGTGAAGGCAGGCCATACTATAGCAGCTGCAGGATTTGGAGCAGGTCTTACTTGGGGTTCTGCTATTGTCAGATGGCAATAA
- the LOC126690424 gene encoding uncharacterized protein LOC126690424: MSCSSSSGSEEDEEAMDWYRKGGYHAVRVGDQFAGGRYIAQRKLGWGQFSTVWLAYDTRTSDFVALKIQKSAAQFAEAALHEIEVLSAIANGDPSNSKYVVRLVDHFKHTGPNGQHLCMVLEFLGDSILGLIRYNRYEGLRLNKVRELCKCILIGLDYLHRELGIIHSDLKPENILLISTIDPTKDPVRSGLTPVLEKPEGNPNGGVTTSTIEKKLKRRARRAVAKISERRASMGGAAKSGRNLDGIDMRCKVVDFGNACWADKPFSEEIQTRQYRAPEVVLQAGYSFPVDMWSFACTAFELATGDMLFCPKGGQGFSEDEDHLALMMELLGKMPRKIAIGGARSKDYFDRHGDLKRIRRLKFWPLDRLLVDKYKFSENDARELAEFLCPLFDFAPEKRPTAQQCLQHPWLNLRNSTQDGMKDEANLKNVDVGMSNLQIKVGK, translated from the exons ATGTCGTGTTCATCATCATCAGGGTCAGAGGAAGATGAGGAAGCAATGGACTGGTACAGAAAAGGAGGATACCATGCTGTGAGAGTCGGCGATCAATTTGCCGGGGGCCGATACATCGCTCAGAGAAAGCTCGGTTGGGGTCAATTCTCCACCGTATGGCTCGCCTATGACACTCGCACCTCT GATTTTGTGGCTCTCAAGATTCAGAAAAGTGCAGCTCAATTTGCTGAAGCTGCCCTTCATGAGATTGAAGTCCTTTCGGCTATTGCCAATGGTGACCCCTCAAATTCGAAATATGTTGTGCGACTTGTGGACCACTTTAAGCATACCGGCCCAAATGGTCAGCATCTTTGCATGGTCCTTGAATTTCTTGGTGACAGCATACTTGGGCTGATCAGGTATAACCGATACGAAGGCTTGCGATTGAATAAAGTTAGGGAGCTCTGCAAGTGCATTTTGATAGGCCTGGATTACTTGCATAGAGAACTTGGTATAATTCACTCTGACCTTAAACCAGAAAATATTCTTCTCATTTCTACCATTGATCCTACCAAGGACCCAGTTAGGTCTGGGCTCACACCAGTTCTTGAAAAGCCTGAAGGGAACCCAAATGGTGGGGTTACTACGAGTACCATtgaaaaaaagttgaaaaggagAGCAAGGAGAGCAGTTGCTAAGATATCTGAAAGAAGAGCCTCCATGGGAGGAGCTGCAAAATCTGGAAGGAACCTGGATGGGATTGATATGAGATGCAAGGTTGTGGATTTTGGAAATGCATGTTGGGCTGATAAGCCATTCTCAGAAGAAATCCAAACAAGGCAGTATAGAGCTCCTGAAGTTGTGCTACAAGCGGGGTATTCCTTCCCTGTTGATATGTGGTCATTTGCTTGCACTGCATTTGAACTTGCTACTGGTGACATGTTGTTTTGTCCTAAGGGCGGGCAAGGCTTTAGTGAGGATGAG GATCACCTTGCTCTAATGATGGAACTTCTTGGAAAGATGCCTCGGAAG ATAGCTATTGGAGGAGCACGGTCCAAAGATTACTTTGATAGACATGGGGATCTAAAGAGGATTCGGAGGCTGAAATTCTGGCCACTTGATCGATTGCTGGTTGATAAATACAAATTTTCAGAGAATGATGCTCGTGAGTTAGCAGAGTTTCTTTGTCCGCTTTTCGATTTTGCACCAGAGAAGCGACCAACTGCTCAGCAGTGTCTGCAACACCCATGGCTCAATCTCAGGAATTCAACTCAGGATGGGATGAAAGATGAAGCTAATCTGAAAAATGTGGATGTTGGGATGAGCAACCTTCAGATTAAGGTGGGTAAGTGA